One part of the Thermococcus litoralis DSM 5473 genome encodes these proteins:
- a CDS encoding ABC-2 transporter permease yields the protein MRVQLKWELNDHLNLLVFMFGSVLMGVTFRIHLLEGGTNFSVDPPTTSWILLESMRALGLSFPRLAEDTYMILVITGALLSSLTLRYDKDSRLAMSIYSLPIRNYKVVLAKFIASFVLLFLSVIIPFFLTLVYTYGDAPDLLKGALFGEGFFISYFIFWLLACLYVISLSSLIAELSPNLFASLLGGVTLLYLPKILDIAYLPPAVLNSAFLTSQTAFDGVTQKILMLVDKAFVSCILIPLTLLGMTLLISEWRDVV from the coding sequence ATGAGGGTTCAATTAAAGTGGGAGCTAAATGATCATCTAAACCTGCTTGTGTTCATGTTTGGTTCCGTACTTATGGGGGTAACCTTTCGAATACACCTCCTCGAAGGTGGAACAAACTTTTCGGTTGATCCACCCACGACTTCATGGATACTCCTTGAATCTATGAGAGCACTTGGATTAAGCTTCCCACGACTGGCAGAGGATACCTACATGATTTTGGTAATCACAGGAGCTCTACTTTCTTCACTTACTCTTCGCTACGATAAGGACAGCCGGTTGGCTATGAGTATCTACAGCCTTCCCATAAGGAACTACAAGGTGGTGCTGGCTAAGTTCATTGCGTCTTTTGTTTTATTATTTTTGTCCGTGATTATTCCTTTCTTCTTGACGTTAGTCTATACCTATGGGGACGCTCCGGATCTGCTTAAAGGAGCATTGTTTGGGGAGGGATTTTTCATTAGTTACTTCATATTTTGGTTGCTAGCTTGCTTATACGTAATATCTCTCTCAAGCCTGATAGCGGAGCTCTCGCCCAACCTGTTTGCATCGCTCCTGGGAGGTGTAACTCTGCTGTATCTCCCAAAAATACTTGATATAGCTTATCTGCCTCCAGCGGTGCTCAATTCGGCATTTCTAACTTCGCAAACTGCTTTTGATGGTGTGACTCAAAAGATTCTCATGCTGGTGGATAAAGCCTTCGTTTCGTGCATTCTAATACCTTTGACGTTGCTGGGGATGACACTCTTAATAAGTGAATGGAGGGATGTAGTGTGA
- a CDS encoding ABC transporter ATP-binding protein translates to MIKAENLTKRFGKLTALNSINLEIGEGFTLILGPNGGGKSTFLNLCAGIYKPTEGRIEVFGEEPWSNEKVKKRIGVSFDPPALPRHRTGLEWISYIAEFKGIEKSEIISVAKLFSVEPFLNRKIGEYSAGMLKRLSLSQAFLGSPDLVLLDEPLANLDLKGIKEITEILKGVVEDETNMVVVSHIWRPLIDVANRIVVIAAGKVVFDGEPEDILPKIGEI, encoded by the coding sequence ATGATAAAAGCTGAAAATTTAACTAAAAGATTTGGAAAGCTCACTGCTTTGAATTCCATAAATCTTGAGATAGGGGAAGGCTTCACTCTTATACTTGGTCCAAACGGAGGTGGAAAATCAACGTTCCTCAACTTATGTGCCGGCATTTATAAACCTACAGAGGGAAGAATTGAAGTGTTTGGAGAAGAACCGTGGAGCAATGAAAAAGTCAAGAAACGGATTGGTGTTTCTTTTGATCCTCCCGCTTTACCGAGGCACCGCACGGGCTTGGAATGGATTTCATATATTGCAGAGTTCAAGGGGATTGAGAAGAGCGAGATAATAAGTGTTGCCAAGCTGTTTTCAGTAGAGCCTTTCTTAAACAGGAAAATTGGAGAATACTCTGCAGGAATGCTTAAAAGACTAAGCCTTTCTCAAGCTTTTCTTGGCAGTCCGGACCTTGTCTTACTTGATGAGCCGTTGGCAAACCTCGACCTCAAAGGAATTAAGGAGATAACGGAGATTCTGAAGGGAGTTGTTGAAGATGAGACAAACATGGTTGTAGTTTCACACATATGGCGACCTCTCATAGACGTAGCCAACAGGATCGTTGTAATTGCTGCAGGAAAAGTGGTTTTTGATGGCGAACCTGAGGATATTCTGCCAAAAATTGGAGAAATTTAG
- a CDS encoding PEGA domain-containing protein — protein sequence MRWLKAVVILVMFFTRVPLGLSGNDAILKIDSVPVGAEVSIEGINNTFRAPIILSMSEGKKVIRISKGSYTILYSLSISEEEILTLSVDFRKIEKAVGKAFTNATIKYGFNITVPTKEEEYEPPMATPTWEGCGGITMAGPKDPPMVIYQFDSKDPYYQLVLNNTPVRLQYKNIVGCIVIERIFYNSNGGVTMTGGGEWNSATYIAPTALLIINSTPQNATVYIFDFHRFGEWFTPMKLRVPVIIEPQMNVRAFWKDSNLTIPYIPELHAYKISIGRNGYPFFEGWLDLKPNETLILNIDLELLKEAVTIKKENGILEVLTQPENANIMVKDFQGRVLGKWTSPLNIALPPGFYVISAFMEGYGNAVKNATVFSNKTTKIYLELNPIPAELSIESSPSGAVVLVGDRKCTTPCNLTVPAGDYNITIGKEGFIDESRRVILNPGEEINLTFNLTPKPRVIIKTTPPGAVVTADGTKACTTPCNITLNPGKHILKLNLDEYKSETVVLHLNKGDIVSINIKLHPEQDTFNNFKGKQNTNLTTTQKDITKTQPTNLETSSYGKLLFIVGILALLIAIGIRR from the coding sequence GTGAGATGGTTGAAAGCTGTTGTGATTCTAGTCATGTTCTTTACACGTGTTCCCCTTGGATTATCTGGGAACGATGCAATACTTAAAATTGATTCAGTTCCGGTAGGGGCCGAGGTCAGCATTGAAGGTATAAATAACACTTTTCGCGCTCCAATTATTTTAAGCATGTCAGAGGGAAAGAAGGTAATAAGAATTTCCAAAGGCTCATATACGATTCTTTACAGTCTCTCTATTAGCGAAGAGGAAATTCTAACGCTCTCGGTGGACTTTAGAAAGATAGAAAAAGCCGTTGGAAAGGCTTTCACAAATGCAACAATAAAATACGGCTTTAACATAACGGTGCCAACAAAGGAGGAAGAATACGAACCCCCAATGGCTACTCCAACTTGGGAGGGCTGTGGAGGGATAACAATGGCAGGACCAAAGGATCCACCAATGGTAATTTATCAGTTTGACTCAAAAGATCCCTACTATCAGCTCGTTCTCAACAACACACCGGTAAGACTGCAGTATAAGAACATAGTGGGGTGCATAGTGATTGAGAGAATTTTCTACAACAGTAATGGAGGAGTCACAATGACTGGAGGCGGAGAATGGAACAGCGCAACATACATCGCCCCAACAGCGTTGCTGATCATAAACTCAACGCCCCAAAATGCTACGGTTTACATCTTCGATTTCCACCGCTTTGGTGAATGGTTTACACCGATGAAGCTGAGGGTTCCAGTGATAATAGAACCTCAAATGAACGTTAGAGCGTTCTGGAAAGATTCCAACCTTACAATCCCATATATCCCCGAACTTCATGCCTACAAGATTTCCATAGGTCGCAATGGTTATCCTTTCTTTGAAGGATGGCTGGATTTGAAACCTAATGAAACATTAATCCTTAACATTGATCTCGAACTTCTTAAGGAAGCCGTGACCATTAAAAAAGAAAACGGTATATTAGAAGTGCTCACTCAACCAGAGAACGCAAACATAATGGTGAAAGATTTTCAGGGGAGAGTTTTGGGAAAGTGGACTTCTCCTTTAAATATTGCACTACCTCCGGGATTTTATGTTATCTCGGCTTTCATGGAAGGTTATGGAAATGCCGTAAAAAACGCAACAGTGTTTTCCAACAAAACTACTAAGATATATTTAGAGCTTAACCCCATTCCCGCTGAGCTTTCTATAGAAAGCTCTCCAAGTGGCGCGGTAGTATTGGTGGGGGATAGAAAATGCACCACTCCATGCAATCTAACAGTCCCTGCAGGCGATTACAATATCACAATTGGAAAGGAAGGGTTTATTGACGAGAGTAGAAGAGTCATTTTAAATCCAGGGGAAGAGATCAACTTAACTTTCAATCTAACCCCCAAGCCAAGAGTTATAATAAAGACAACACCTCCTGGGGCAGTTGTAACTGCAGATGGAACTAAAGCATGCACCACTCCATGCAACATAACCCTTAATCCCGGAAAGCACATATTAAAGCTTAACCTTGATGAATATAAAAGTGAGACAGTCGTTCTTCACCTAAATAAAGGTGATATTGTATCGATAAACATTAAGTTACACCCAGAGCAAGACACATTCAATAACTTTAAAGGAAAACAGAATACCAATTTAACTACTACTCAAAAAGATATAACAAAAACCCAACCCACAAATCTAGAAACCTCAAGCTATGGGAAGCTTTTGTTCATAGTGGGGATACTAGCACTATTAATAGCAATTGGCATCAGGAGGTGA
- the arcS gene encoding archaeosine synthase subunit alpha produces MEIIKHEGPGRLGLVKIKEKTFKTPALSGVDFTLSPFNSYFYPKDFRGYDFNLAPSIPLSFYTPREIVEKALSRLYDVDYSRFNALYVPVVRNIEYIDEFLENILSQHSFDALYIGNAKIFVKDYRRFVQAIRLIREKDPNLLLITDLEPFFYPLAVYLGIDAFDTRSLKLYDFHKKGFTQFSPLLWDEKENSLEFAKEVIKLVKKALEEGKLRYLVENFFYTQAHAGILRIADKENWDYLEKYTPIQRDTVYFISDASQNRPEVLRWRQRVVERFNPPENAEVLFLFPCSAKKPYSHSRSHTLYRKALKEAFGSGIYRIHELILTSPFGVVPREWEWLAKYDIVVTGHWSEEEVNSAAELLANALEKYPKRIPIIAHLDEAYVDVAKRAGEISGREIIFTPVKNGTTSKESLEGLKKTIKELGLDLTAGKEDRTYRFYENIRKVFDFYFGLGAGEAVLPEDARIIGSKMLRILIGNNQTGTYQDGVISVTPFGMQRIYDATKSYYVKIDFDLRGDVFAVGVNEADYKIRPDDIVGVVRDEKVVGVGKAILSGEEMVKAKRGIAVKVRKKV; encoded by the coding sequence ATGGAAATTATAAAACACGAGGGTCCAGGGAGGCTTGGGTTAGTCAAAATTAAGGAAAAGACCTTTAAGACGCCCGCTTTGTCTGGAGTAGATTTTACCCTTTCGCCGTTCAATTCTTACTTCTACCCCAAAGATTTTAGGGGATATGATTTCAACCTTGCCCCTTCAATCCCCCTCAGCTTTTATACCCCAAGGGAGATAGTAGAAAAAGCCTTGAGCAGGCTGTATGACGTCGATTACTCAAGATTCAACGCCCTTTATGTCCCGGTCGTGAGGAACATCGAATACATCGACGAGTTTTTAGAAAATATCCTTTCTCAGCACTCATTTGATGCCCTTTACATAGGAAACGCGAAAATCTTTGTAAAGGACTACCGGAGGTTTGTTCAAGCCATTAGGCTTATCCGGGAAAAAGATCCAAATTTACTCCTCATTACTGACCTTGAGCCTTTCTTCTATCCCTTGGCTGTTTATCTCGGTATTGACGCCTTTGATACCCGTTCCTTGAAGCTCTACGATTTCCACAAGAAGGGCTTTACCCAATTTTCTCCGTTACTATGGGATGAGAAAGAGAATTCTCTTGAATTTGCTAAGGAGGTTATAAAACTTGTTAAAAAGGCTCTTGAGGAAGGGAAGCTTCGCTATCTGGTTGAGAACTTTTTCTACACTCAAGCTCACGCTGGAATATTGAGGATAGCTGATAAAGAAAATTGGGACTATCTTGAAAAATACACTCCAATACAAAGAGACACTGTTTACTTCATAAGCGATGCCTCCCAGAACAGGCCGGAAGTATTGAGGTGGAGGCAAAGGGTAGTTGAGAGATTTAATCCCCCTGAAAACGCTGAAGTGCTCTTCCTTTTCCCATGCTCAGCTAAAAAGCCCTATTCCCACTCGCGCTCTCACACCCTTTACAGAAAAGCCCTCAAGGAAGCCTTTGGAAGTGGAATATACAGAATACATGAGCTTATTTTAACTTCTCCTTTTGGAGTCGTGCCGAGAGAGTGGGAGTGGCTGGCCAAATACGACATTGTAGTTACCGGCCACTGGAGTGAAGAAGAGGTAAACTCTGCGGCTGAGCTTTTAGCTAATGCTCTGGAGAAGTACCCCAAGAGGATCCCGATAATAGCTCATTTGGATGAAGCTTATGTAGATGTTGCTAAAAGAGCCGGCGAGATTAGTGGGAGAGAGATAATCTTTACTCCAGTTAAAAACGGCACAACAAGTAAGGAAAGTTTGGAGGGCTTAAAGAAGACGATAAAAGAACTTGGCTTGGATTTAACTGCTGGAAAAGAAGATAGGACTTACCGCTTCTACGAGAACATTAGGAAGGTGTTTGACTTCTACTTTGGCTTGGGTGCTGGAGAGGCGGTTCTCCCCGAGGATGCGAGAATCATAGGTTCCAAAATGCTCCGCATTCTCATAGGCAATAATCAGACAGGAACTTACCAAGACGGCGTGATAAGCGTGACGCCATTCGGCATGCAGCGCATCTACGATGCAACGAAGAGCTATTACGTGAAGATTGACTTCGATCTCAGGGGAGACGTTTTTGCCGTGGGAGTTAATGAAGCAGATTACAAAATACGCCCGGATGACATTGTTGGCGTTGTAAGGGATGAAAAAGTAGTTGGCGTTGGAAAGGCTATTCTAAGTGGGGAGGAAATGGTGAAGGCAAAGAGGGGCATTGCGGTGAAGGTGAGGAAGAAAGTCTGA
- a CDS encoding coiled-coil protein: MQVKVDPEEIKRIKAEIEALEREKKEIQERLEQLQKELNIWIQKRDEKNKEVRQLREKAREYKIKRDEINQQIKELKKNREEINAKLDLLYQEAMEYRAKRDEYRQLRRLKMPKEKIEERIEKLEWELQTNPNITPEREKQIVDQIQVLATELEILQQAERFHKKLQETRKKIESLKKARRAIGMEIQKLANQSQQFHEQMLKAYQQADEIKKEADEYHQKVVELREKIREVRRDLREVEKKIFEFDQKHKELIAYKMVARMRAKKDATFEKAVEALEKFKRGEKLTLDELLLLQRYNLV; this comes from the coding sequence ATGCAAGTGAAAGTAGACCCAGAGGAAATTAAGAGGATAAAAGCCGAAATAGAGGCTTTAGAAAGAGAGAAAAAAGAGATACAGGAGAGATTGGAGCAGCTCCAAAAGGAGCTGAATATTTGGATACAAAAAAGAGATGAGAAGAATAAAGAAGTAAGGCAGTTAAGGGAGAAGGCAAGAGAATATAAAATAAAAAGGGATGAAATCAACCAGCAGATTAAAGAGCTCAAAAAGAACAGAGAAGAAATAAACGCCAAGCTTGATCTTCTTTATCAGGAAGCCATGGAGTACAGGGCAAAGAGGGATGAATACAGACAGCTGAGAAGATTAAAGATGCCAAAGGAAAAGATAGAGGAGAGAATTGAAAAGCTTGAATGGGAACTGCAGACCAATCCGAACATAACCCCCGAAAGAGAAAAACAAATAGTTGATCAAATACAGGTTTTGGCTACAGAGCTTGAGATTCTCCAGCAAGCTGAGAGATTCCATAAGAAACTCCAAGAAACGAGGAAGAAGATTGAAAGTTTGAAGAAAGCAAGAAGGGCAATAGGGATGGAGATACAGAAGCTCGCAAATCAGAGTCAGCAGTTCCATGAACAGATGCTAAAAGCTTACCAGCAGGCAGATGAGATTAAAAAAGAAGCCGATGAGTATCACCAGAAGGTAGTTGAGCTCAGGGAAAAGATTAGGGAAGTTAGGAGGGATCTCAGAGAGGTAGAGAAGAAGATATTCGAGTTTGATCAGAAGCACAAGGAGCTTATAGCGTATAAGATGGTTGCAAGAATGAGGGCGAAGAAAGATGCTACATTCGAAAAGGCAGTTGAAGCTCTTGAAAAGTTCAAGCGCGGTGAAAAGCTTACTTTGGATGAGCTCTTGCTGCTCCAGAGATACAATCTGGTGTGA
- a CDS encoding anaerobic ribonucleoside-triphosphate reductase activating protein has protein sequence MLVAGWKTISMIDVHGKVTFTLWLCGCNLKCPFCHNWKIAERKGCVSLNEVEFLQDLEESRLLIDYLHITGGEPLLQWKELMFLLKKVKELGIRVSLNTNGTLVEPLKKLIRQELLDHIAVDLKLPPRVLYGLPEGASEKLWVLFLKSLDLISEHQIPLELRIPVPRGFAMDEVLKYLDDALFHLKDHQDFYVILNPLLGPPLVSPRNREWCLVHCWPRDEIEVISKHLEDMGVHPVLNSNFEFRYWVQNNNSKESGERKG, from the coding sequence ATGCTTGTAGCTGGATGGAAGACCATTAGCATGATAGATGTTCACGGGAAGGTAACGTTCACTCTCTGGCTCTGTGGGTGCAATTTAAAGTGTCCCTTTTGTCACAATTGGAAAATCGCGGAGAGGAAGGGGTGTGTGAGCTTAAATGAAGTAGAATTCCTTCAAGATTTAGAGGAGAGCAGACTTCTGATTGACTATTTGCATATAACAGGAGGAGAACCCCTTCTTCAATGGAAGGAGCTAATGTTTCTGTTAAAAAAGGTCAAAGAACTTGGAATACGCGTCAGCCTTAATACAAATGGAACCCTTGTTGAGCCCCTAAAAAAGCTAATACGGCAAGAGCTACTTGATCACATAGCAGTCGACTTAAAACTTCCTCCCCGTGTCCTTTACGGACTTCCCGAAGGAGCCAGCGAAAAACTTTGGGTGCTTTTTCTTAAAAGTCTCGACCTGATATCAGAGCACCAAATTCCGCTGGAGCTAAGAATTCCTGTACCTAGGGGATTTGCAATGGATGAAGTCTTAAAGTATCTTGATGATGCCCTTTTTCATCTTAAAGATCATCAGGATTTTTACGTGATTTTGAATCCTCTACTAGGGCCTCCCTTAGTTTCTCCGAGAAATAGAGAGTGGTGCCTTGTGCATTGTTGGCCTCGGGACGAAATTGAAGTTATAAGCAAACATTTGGAAGACATGGGAGTACATCCAGTGCTCAATTCAAATTTCGAATTTCGATATTGGGTTCAAAATAATAATTCCAAAGAAAGTGGGGAAAGAAAAGGGTGA
- a CDS encoding anaerobic ribonucleoside triphosphate reductase, which produces MIEELKAEQDVIEKYAKWSTLDVLENANRYPGPTGFFAYVMENALRDYLTLIPREYLLSHRRGDIYIHKLPYSLYIPYCTGHSIARLLEWGLKTPTIGSRPARHFDTFVDHVANYLITMQHYFSGAQALSSVEWYAGPFIRKDTLSERQIEQQIQRLVFNLNYPSRVGMQTPFTNFTITLDAPKKMLDGDYALYGGKKVAPLGQYEEEARKFVIALANVLNKGDEKGQPFTFPIPTLMTTAKMIWNDPEVFEAIFTTAAKRGSFYWLNTNVVDPDASYAMCCRLTIDKNELSLAFRIGEKSMEEATIEKLERQRFGGLWAMPDVTGSINVTTVNLPRIALKSRDDDTFWEEYEKMLELIKNTTEWFRDRYIKLITNYRHMYQMIRMYLEEFPLSHFNTVGILGLPEAAAIYLNNSSLWFEGTRREWKEAAELMREMVEFATLKAHEWMEETGIPWNVEEVPGESAAAKLAIKDLHEFPELGEYLSDRENPIYSTSIAPYYGALELVDRINVESRVQKTFTGGVMMHIFLGEEPDPEALAKLTKRLMKTELVYWSYTPAITVCNACDYSMTGLHTQCPRCGSEDVEIWSRIIGYYRPLKNWNPFRKREFWTRKHYSY; this is translated from the coding sequence ATGATCGAAGAGTTAAAAGCAGAGCAGGACGTTATTGAGAAGTATGCAAAATGGAGCACTCTCGATGTTTTGGAGAATGCAAACAGATATCCAGGTCCTACAGGCTTCTTTGCCTATGTAATGGAAAATGCCTTGAGAGATTACCTCACTCTGATTCCGAGAGAATATCTGCTAAGCCACCGCAGAGGTGATATTTACATCCATAAGCTACCATATAGCTTGTACATCCCATACTGTACGGGGCATAGCATTGCAAGGCTTCTTGAATGGGGATTAAAAACTCCCACAATAGGCTCTCGACCTGCTAGACATTTTGACACCTTTGTGGATCATGTGGCTAATTACCTTATAACCATGCAGCACTACTTTTCAGGAGCTCAGGCACTTTCGAGCGTGGAATGGTATGCTGGACCTTTCATAAGGAAAGATACACTGAGTGAGAGGCAAATAGAGCAGCAGATACAACGACTTGTTTTCAATTTGAACTATCCTTCAAGGGTGGGCATGCAGACACCCTTCACAAACTTTACTATAACGCTAGATGCTCCGAAAAAAATGCTGGATGGAGATTATGCCCTATACGGAGGTAAGAAAGTTGCTCCCCTCGGGCAATACGAAGAGGAAGCGAGAAAATTTGTGATCGCACTGGCAAACGTTTTGAATAAAGGTGACGAGAAAGGGCAACCCTTCACATTTCCAATTCCAACACTCATGACAACGGCAAAGATGATATGGAACGATCCAGAGGTATTTGAGGCAATATTCACGACGGCTGCCAAAAGGGGAAGCTTTTACTGGCTCAACACAAATGTCGTTGACCCCGATGCGAGCTACGCCATGTGCTGCAGATTAACGATTGATAAAAATGAACTTTCCCTCGCCTTTAGGATAGGGGAAAAAAGTATGGAGGAGGCAACAATTGAGAAGCTTGAGAGGCAGCGTTTTGGTGGCCTATGGGCAATGCCAGATGTTACAGGGTCAATAAATGTTACTACCGTCAACCTCCCTAGGATAGCCTTGAAATCCAGAGACGATGATACATTTTGGGAGGAATATGAAAAAATGCTCGAACTCATTAAAAACACGACAGAGTGGTTCCGCGATCGCTACATCAAGCTGATAACTAACTATAGACATATGTATCAGATGATTAGGATGTATCTTGAAGAGTTCCCTCTAAGCCATTTTAATACTGTAGGAATCTTGGGCTTGCCAGAAGCGGCTGCCATTTATCTCAATAACTCCTCCCTGTGGTTTGAAGGGACAAGAAGAGAGTGGAAAGAAGCGGCTGAACTAATGAGAGAAATGGTAGAATTCGCAACTCTCAAAGCCCATGAATGGATGGAGGAAACGGGAATACCATGGAATGTGGAGGAAGTCCCTGGAGAGAGTGCAGCAGCAAAGCTTGCGATAAAAGATTTACATGAGTTTCCAGAGCTTGGAGAATATCTAAGTGACAGGGAGAATCCGATCTACTCAACAAGCATAGCCCCCTATTATGGAGCCCTCGAGCTGGTGGATAGGATAAACGTGGAGAGCAGGGTTCAAAAGACCTTCACAGGAGGAGTGATGATGCACATATTCCTTGGAGAGGAGCCGGATCCCGAAGCCCTTGCAAAGCTCACCAAGAGGCTCATGAAGACGGAGCTTGTCTATTGGAGCTATACTCCAGCAATAACTGTCTGCAACGCCTGCGATTATTCAATGACCGGCCTCCACACCCAGTGCCCGCGCTGTGGGAGCGAGGACGTCGAGATATGGAGTAGAATAATCGGATATTATCGCCCCTTGAAAAACTGGAATCCCTTTAGAAAGAGAGAGTTTTGGACGAGAAAGCACTATTCTTACTGA